TGCTCTGACTCCAGTGAAGTTGTGTTAACAGATGCAACTCGGCAACATGCTGGTAAAAGCTGATGAATATTTCAGAATATTCGGCACACAGAGCATGAATTGCTGTTTGGAGAAACCCCTGTGCCCTGTAAATATGTATGTACCTCAGTTGGAAACAGCCtgtattattaatattcacTTTTCAAACTCAGTGATTACGTTTGGTCCAACAATATGTATAGGGTGTGTGATGCAGGTAGTTAACTTCTTTCACtacaagaaaaaataaaaaccccaTTTCACATATGTTAAACTAATCACTGTAGCTGTAAAATGCTGAACAGAAATATAATAAAGGAGAAGAACTGAGTCCATGTATTGTAGTTCTGTTGAGGACTGCTCAGTGTGGATGTTAATGCAAACCCAAACCTcttaaatattttaagaatGTAAAAGTACTGGTCTCTTCCCCATATTCATTCAGCAGTGGTAGGCCACCACAACAGCCAGAAAACtgcttcagaaaaaaataaaacataaaaaatacatatttctatAACTCCTGCAAAATGCATCTGTAAAAGGCCCACTGCTTGCATTGAGTGCAGCATGCTAACCATGtgtaatgtttacattttggggCAGCAGCAACTCATCTTGTGCATCAAACTGGACTGTAAATGTAACTCGCTGACACCTGGAGTAAAGTAATTAATACCAGTGGCTCACAGGCAAAATCACTCCCTCCACCTTTCCCATTTTTCCCCTGCTCTCCTTCTTTGCTCATAACTGGAAGCTTTCAGCAGAAAACACCGCTCTTTAATAATTTGTATTCATGTGTTATCGTGCTGGCTAAGGGCACTTTTGGCTCTCAGATATGGCTGCTGATCCAACAAGCGCACTAAAACACTGTCAACAGAAATGCAACGAAACAAGCATGACAGTCTAAAAACGAGTTATCAGCAAAATAATCAGCtaacagcaaacacacagagacgcgTGTAAAATGTTACACCGATGGTACAGTGTGAGCAACAGCCTGAAAAAGCAAGATGTGTTAGTGTCTCACATGCATGGATGGCTAATGAGGCAATGGGCCCCTGGGTACAAACATGTAAAAGCCCCCACCCCTCTTATGTAGGAGCAAAACCcccagacagagacacaaaacgactGCAAAAAATGCGTTAACGTCTcgtttttggtcattttggaggtctttgtagttgttttgtgtctctttgtggtcgttttgtgtctctttgtggtcactttgcatctctttgtggttgttttgtgggTATTTGTGGTGGTTTCCATGACCCTTTAAAGCAAACTGTTAACAGTCACTTCATACAGAGGCTCTGGCCCAAAAGGGCTAAGCGATCAGAGGCCCTGGTAGGCTTGTTCAGTTATCCATCCATGCTCACATGTGGTATAAGGTCTGGGGTACCCACTcagacacagacaacacaccTGCTGACACACATCCTGAGGCTGGCTAGTATCTAACATATGTTCAATGTGGTTGAGTAGCAACAACCTGTTTGGCACCAAGATAACTGACCACCTCCTACTATCCTGCAACGTTTCCTCTCAGCAGGAGAGACAAGCTTCAAGTCTTCAccgtctttgtttgtgtgtgtaatttttttttattgttatctaTCTGAAGAACAGATATGTGTCTGCagttgccgtgtgtgtgtgtgtgtgtgtgtgtgtgtgtgtctaaatccCCACCGCCACGTCAGAACAGTTGGAGTAACACCTCAGGTCCCCAGTCCATAGCTGTCTGAGCCACAGCAAACACGGCCGCCCCGAGCGTAGCGGACAGCCCCCACACTGCCATCTTCACAACCGCGTTCCCCTTCCCCCACAGCTGGCCACGGTCTCGGGGCAAAGATGCTTCCAGTCCTGAGTGTCGAGAGGCTACGAGCACAGAACAGGAAGGAGGGGTCAGACTGTGAGGAGTGGAGACATGGAGGGGTCAAGAGGATTCATAATGCTGGAACCTGAACCAAAAGGAGGATCAAGCTGCATTTTGTTACTGggattgaaaacaaaaaggggaTCAAGGGATGTCAAAACACAAGGAGTACAGACAAGAGGGGCAAAAGTATTAAACAACCAATCTTGCTCCATCATCTGTTCTAAGAAGTACTCTCACTTTAATTACCTAGAGGCCCAACGAGTTCTAAACTCCACTTAAAGTTAAACAAGTGATGAATGTTGGCTAACATTTAGACAGCAGGTTGTCTCTTACTGACTCCGATTCATTGTCTGCCACAGTGAAATCAGGAGGTGCTCTTTCGGTCCGTTACACACCTCATATTGGATGCTGCTAATTGAATTTTGATGAAACTGCAGGGAATGATGTGCATCAATTTtaatattacattgtttggccCAAGGGGAATGTTAAAGCATATTTGTGATTGCCTGTACATCACAGACAATATGTCAGAAGCCACTGATCAGATTCTCACAAAACCGACGGGAATAACGCATCTCTTTGTTCTGTTCTGGCATATTGCACTTGATTGGTCTGATGGGGGTACTACATCATTTGTTTACTTGTTATTGATTGGCCCAAAGGGGGCTGCGTTTGTGGGGTTGACATATTTATTGCCTTGTTCTGAAGAGTTGTGTTCATGTGTAAAATGTTAAGAACTGTGGATCCATCAAGcgattttgatgtttgaaatgtttgttcTTACAATCTCCCAGTTCCCCAACTTCAAAGAGCATCCAAAATAATTTACTTTCACTTCACTCATCTGCACGTGTGTCTGTACTGTCTGTACGTGTGCAGTCCTTCTTCAGAGTCAGTATTAAGATTACAGTTCCTATTTTTTACCGTGTCTGGAGGTGGTGGAGCCCTGGGCCTTGGTGAGGCGTTGGAGAACTGAGTCGGGCCTCTGGTGGAGGGTGGAGAGTTGAAACGCCTGGAAGGTGTTGatggacagactgacagacaacaAAGGAAGAGAAGGATGGAAAGATGGAGGTGGGGAGAGTTAGTCGGTGATGGAGAACAGAGTCAGGTCTAAGGTGAAGCATAGGCAGCTGGAATGACGTGAAGAGATGGATTGAAGGATCAACTGATGGATAAAGACAGGTGGGGGAAGACAATTTGAGAGATCTGCTAACTCAGTAGTTCTTGTAAATAGGAAGCTATGGGAGTAATGCATTATGGGACATCTTTCAGTCAAGGCCTTGTGTCAGTGATGTCACTTCCTCTCCTGAACAATGACTGTAAGTAACACTGAaggacaaagagagggagactGATGGAGAGACTAGTGTAGTTGTGAATCTAATGTTTCCTCCTCGATAATACAAAATTTGGAAAAATGGTCTCATGCTtggttacacacacatacacacaaactaaaTGGCCTGTACATGGAAGCAGCACCACTGAGTCTGGAAGTCAGCGCAGTATATGAGAGGCCTACTAAGGAATTACATGATGTAATTCCTTAGTAACCCTCACCTGTAATTTACATCACACTCAAATACACCAtctcaaaacattttataaactttTGTATTAGTGTCACGTGTTCTGAAATTCTTGAGCACAGAAAGTGCAGGTGCAGGAGCAATTAGTCAAGTAATTGATTGAGTTTATTGACGGATCACTTTCAGACAACAATTTTGACAACTGACTAATcgtttgtcatttattttcaaatatccACGGTTTCCAGCGtcttaaatgtgaacatttgctGGATTTCTCTGAGCAAgtcatttgaaaataataaatggTAGATTGTGATTCATTAACCAAAAACTGATTTACCGATTAAGTGATGATTAAAATAAGCAAAACAGTTCGAGTAAATATCAAAAGGAAAAATGACATGCATGacttttattaaatgtttttccCACTTGCTTGAGCAGAatgcaacaattattatttatagagcacagtGGGCTTTACACCTTCTATCCTTAGACCTTCGATTTTGGTAAGGAAAAACTCAAATTTAtagattaaagtgctcataattATGATTATTACTGAAGTATGACACCTCATTCATCTTATATGGATGCATAGtagtaacattattattattaacaatttTTAGTTTAAATTCTTGTCCACTCACCTCTTGCGAGACTGCAGTGCTGCCCGCTTGGCCAGTAGAGATGGAGGGTACTGGTCAAACAGGTCCTGGGCCTGGCCAATCAGGAGCTCATACGGGAGGTCCTGGGGGATGCGGGAGAGGAGGTGGTGGACCATGGCCATGTCACACTCTGTCGTCTTTACCTCCTTCTCTCTGTGCAACACAATCTGTGGAGTAGAGGAGGGGTTAAAGGTTTTTCTGGGTAACCTTGGAGCAAACATGAATTAGAgtctacatactgtacactgtgtACCTTTAGTGATACTAATGAGGCAGAATGAGCGCTTTAACAGTAAAATAGGCAGATGAAGAGTTAACCCTCATGCTGTGCACTGTACTCAGCCTTGGAGGAAACATGAACTTCCTTCTGCTTTGTTGTTTCACACACTTCAAACAGAACTCTCCCTCTGCCCAGCCCCTTCGcacaagcacacgcacacacacactaagatcCTCAACTGCAAAAGAGAAAAACGTGCACAATAGTACATGCTAATTAACATGCAAAAAGGTCTATCCACACTCAAATTAACACCTAtttccacaaacacacatgcacacataaatgTTCCAGCAGTAAACATTTCTGCCAAAACAGTTGGTTTGAGCACCACGAGGACAAGTTTTAGAGAGTAccaagtgaaaaaagtcacaaatatGAAAATGCTTTTCCTTTGTAATCTGTTTATCCTTCTCAGTCAAACATCAGTCAGCTCTCCTTGTCATTCTGTTTCCTGATGCAGTCCTCgtctttttccctctctttcccattttatctctccctctgtacccctctttctttctctcatctgTTCATTAGGAGGTATCTAATTAACTAGTCCAGTGACTGCACAGTACTCTGCCTCACAGTGTGCATGAGtacataagtgtgtgtgtgtgtgtgtgtgtgtgtgtgtgtgtgtgtgtgtgtcagcatgtaTTCACATGTGAGTGTCCTGGATTACTGACAAAACAAAGTCACTGCCTCTTACCAAATCCCCTCTTACCGTAGCGGCCAGGTAAATGGGCATCAGTGGGTGTGAGGCCAAGAAGAAGTCGTAGAGTCTCATGGTGTGTTTGAAGTCTGACAGCACGTGGCCGTACCATGTAATGAGCCAGGATAGTGCGAAGATGGTTCCCACTTCCGCTCTAAAAGAAAACGACAAATTTATAAAGAGATGTTAACGTAAACAAACAGAGGAACACACATGCTCAGAGACGCAAtgctttatttttaacatttatttaaccaggaaagcCTTACTGCGATGAATACAAATGCAAATATAAAATCACGAATACAATTTTagcttatatatttattatacagtatattcagcAATAATATGAAAACGTGGGAAGATTATACTGTTTTCCTGTCTTCTAGGCACCTACTGGTTTCATCACATCACAATCCATCACAAAGAGCAAGTCTCTCCAAGTCAATTTTCATACTGtaatcaaaatgaatgaaaaccaATGGCTGCGTGGAAGGTAGGAAATAATTTGGAAAACTAATGGTACACCCAGCGGTGTggagtactgtacagtataagcAATTCTtagataaaatataaaaaagaaactgGTGTGATCCAGTTAACcttagccaaaaaagaaaataaaaatgtctaagCAGAGAAGCTGAGATGCCCTGACTTTTAATCCCTAGAATGGTTCAAACGCTGCCGCTGGATCCAATGATTCCCGAAATCTATCTCAAATGGATTTTGGTTAGACCGTCCCTGAGAAACtactacattttttaaacatgtcttCAAAAAGGTTTGTAACACAGGTTTTCCCTTAAAATGTGTATTCTCCACATTTTCCAGGGATGaggacatcatcatcattattattattattttctcagacttgacaaagctcGTCTACAGCCACAGAAGACATCATACAACATGATTGTCTGATTTGTAAACTGAACTTGTCATAAATTGTAAGGCTTAATCCAAAGGTAATAAAACCTTGGGGTGTGCAAGATTTTTAAAGAATTGgctatatgaaaaaaaacatttggaaggTAAATTTTCTTTACCTTCACATACTGTTTATATCCCTCCTATGCCCTTCCCTTCTCTGTCTTTGTTGTGTGGAGAAAAAGAAtatgtagaaaataaataaataggtagTTTTTTTTGACAGAGTCTCAAGTAAATTGGATACTCTTAGAGGTTGTTGATGAATATTAGATAGGAACACTCAGGGAGGAAGAAGGATAAGTACAACGGAGTGACAAGTGAAAAGA
Above is a window of Sander vitreus isolate 19-12246 chromosome 14, sanVit1, whole genome shotgun sequence DNA encoding:
- the LOC144529008 gene encoding TBC1 domain family member 20 isoform X1; protein product: MKRLKKKKQNAGVGVNGNGTVTREPHCGRKQKLAEIHQALISDPVDIETLRRAAASKGGLLTDELRRKVWPKLLNINVYDLPPKPGRDVRENHKDYNQVVLDVRRSMKRFPKGMPATEKAILQEQLIDIILEVLKCNPQLHYYQGYHDVAVTLLLVVGERMAIAMLDTLSNHHLRDFMDPTMDSTKHILNYLMPILEQVDTELHEFMIRAEVGTIFALSWLITWYGHVLSDFKHTMRLYDFFLASHPLMPIYLAATVRGDLIVLHREKEVKTTECDMAMVHHLLSRIPQDLPYELLIGQAQDLFDQYPPSLLAKRAALQSRKSLSINTFQAFQLSTLHQRPDSVLQRLTKAQGSTTSRHASRHSGLEASLPRDRGQLWGKGNAVVKMAVWGLSATLGAAVFAVAQTAMDWGPEVLLQLF